From Montipora foliosa isolate CH-2021 chromosome 6, ASM3666993v2, whole genome shotgun sequence, a single genomic window includes:
- the LOC138005374 gene encoding uncharacterized protein produces MVNPRTKHSERVLANHTNKIMRLLIKDHDIDKHIQNISSYKLSFFQKLVLCRGLKFSLPQRISAIDIQASFEKFYWKLERTLADDKKELTAATLRSIALNYIECKSPKLPKPLQRAIQQLKRLDNIVVTKPDKGTGVVIMNKSDYVNLLSQASVNDTSKFTPVSLERPRTRGRPVKHYHPLLQKEKHLESVVRKILPKQIADCVCQAGSRLAHLYGLPKTHKEKLSMRPILSATGTYNYALTKWLDEKLKPLSVNRYTISDTFSFAEEIQNLVIDGDDILVSFDVTSLFTNVPLQETIEIIAEKAFVDSWFNVTHNLSITKPDLVQLLEVATMNQLFQFDGKLYEQIDGVAMGSPLGPLMANAFLCSIEEKLHQDNKLPEFYRRYVDDKFATMENVPAAEDFLSTLNSCHPSINFTMELASDNRLPFIGMEVLKKGCKLVFIVNQLTLAYCFTTKAMSIKGTRNRYSRPC; encoded by the coding sequence ATGGTAAACCCACGGACGAAACACAGTGAGAGGGTACTGGCCAATCACACCAACAAAATAATGAGGCTATTAATCAAGGATCATGATATCGACAAGCACATCCAAAACATTTCATCATACAAGCTCTCATTCTTCCAAAAGCTTGTTCTCTGCCGAGGTTTAAAGTTCTCCCTCCCACAACGCATATCTGCTATCGATATACAAGCGAGTTTCGAAAAATTCTATTGGAAACTGGAGCGTACTCTTGCCGATGACAAGAAAGAGTTAACCGCTGCGACCCTTCGATCTATCGCACTTAATTACATCGAATGCAAATCACCGAAGCTGCCAAAACCACTTCAAAGGGCTATACAGCAATTGAAACGACTTGACAACATCGTCGTCACGAAGCCAGATAAAGGAACTGGTGTAGTCATCATGAATAAATCTGATTATGTTAACCTGCTGAGTCAAGCATCTGTCAATGATACATCGAAGTTCACCCCTGTCAGCTTAGAGAGACCAAGAACGAGAGGCCGACCAGTAAAGCATTACCACCCCCTACTGCAGAAGGAGAAACACCTCGAATCTGTAGTACGGAAGATTTTGCCAAAGCAGATTGCCGATTGTGTTTGCCAGGCAGGCTCACGCCTTGCCCATCTCTATGGACTCCCAAAGACACACAAAGAGAAACTATCAATGAGACCTATCCTATCTGCCACCGGTACCTACAACTATGCCCTCACCAAGTGGCTCGATGAGAAGCTGAAGCCCCTGTCAGTCAATCGCTATACTATATCGGATACCTTCTCTTTTGCTGAAGAGATTCAAAACCTAGTCATCGACGGGGATGACATTCTGGTATCCTTTGACGTCACGTCCCTGTTCACTAATGTACCGCTTCAAGAAACTATCGAAATCATCGCTGAGAAGGCGTTTGTTGACAGCTGGTTTAATGTTACACACAATCTTAGCATTACAAAGCCTGacctggttcaacttctagAAGTTGCAACTATGAATCAACTATTCCAGTTTGATGGTAAACTTTATGAACAGATCGACGGCGTGGCAATGGGCTCTCCTTTGGGTCCACTCATGGCAAACGCATTTCTCTGTTCTATCGAGGAGAAACTACATCAAGACAACAAGCTCCCTGAATTTTACAGAAGGTACGTGGACGACAAGTTTGCTACGATGGAAAATGTACCAGCAGCAGAGGATTTCTTATCAACGCTTAATAGTTGTCATCCATCCATAAATTTCACCATGGAATTAGCGTCCGATAACAGGTTACCATTTATCGGTATGGAAGTCCTCAAAAAGGGCTGCAAACTGGTGTTTATCGTAAACCAACTAACACTGGCCTACTGCTTCACCACCAAAGCCATGTCGATAAAAGGTACAAGAAATCGCTACTCAAGACCATGTTAA